TGagtagtttaaataaaatttaaaaatatataataaatgaacatgttattaatattttctgtATGACCATATttatttaagggttaaatatgtttttgatttcttaattttgagtgaaaattaaaattagtctctcttcaaaacgttttagtccctcaactttagaaatgtatgaatttaatctttttaatcaaattttgttaactttatttaatgtttcaaacgtgtttcttaGTTaagattgaagcaaaaatgtgtcaaaaagtgtaaacaacccaaatgctaTTAAGAAATCATAGaagaaaaactaacaaaatttagttaaaaagactaaattcatacatttcaaGACTAAAGCAtgtcaaagttttgaagatgaactaatttcaattttcattgaaaattaagggacaaaaacatatttaactctttatttaattgtataattaaataacataattaaaactgaaaaaaaactATGGCATTCACAGTCACTCATCACAATAACCCAACCAAAGTGGGTGCTTTTGTATCACCAATTTCTTTTTGAGTTTAAAGTgtgattataataattttgagtaataatcaaaattaattagaaGTATGACGCTTGTGTGTGGGTGGGCCAACCAAGCGTCATGGAGCATTGGTTTGAATTGCTTTTTTGTTCGGACGAATAAAACAGCATGaaaaagaggtaaaaaaaatattctcgaCGAAGCTCACACAAGCAGAATCTTTTACACTTGCAAAACCCTGAAATCTGACGTTCTGCCATGGTTTTCACAGCCACGCTGAGTTCAAGCTTCACTTCAGcaccttcttcctcctctcgctACTCACTCTCCGCAACTTCCTCCTACTGTGCATTTCCCCCACGCAGGTTCGCGACTCCAAGAATGGGACCGTCTCCGGCTCAAGCCCAGGCCCAGTCCAAGGAGGCCAAGCTCTGGGGCGGGAGGTTCAAGGAGGGTGTAACCGACGCCGTGGAGAGGTTCACGGAGTCGATCTCCTTCGACAAGCAGCTCTACAAGCAAGACATAAAGGGAAGCAGAGCGCATGCGTCGATGCTCGCTCACCAGGTCTGTCACGAAATTTTTCACTCTTCCAATTCAACGCTCGGCGAAACACTCACTGTTCTTTGTTTAGGGTTTGATAAGCGCGAGCGACAGAGACTCCATTCTCGAAGGTTTGGAGGAAATAGAGAGGCGCATTGAGAATGGAGAGTTCAATTGGAGAGCTGACAGAGAGGACGTGCACATGAACATCGAGGCTGCGCTCACCGACATGATCGGTGAGCCTGCGAAGAAGCTCCACACCGCTCGGAGTAGGAACGATCAGGTTTTGACTGACTTTCGCCTCTGGTGCCGCGACGCCATCGACGGGATACTCGTCAGCATGAAGCAGCTTCAGGTGTCGCTGCTGACCCTGGCTTTGAGGAACGAGGGTCTCATTGTTCCTGGTTACACTCACTTGCAGCGCGCGCAGCCCGTTTTGCTGCAGCATCTTCTCTTGGCTTATGTTGAGGAGGTTTGATCGTAGTTTAGGCCTTGTTTGTTTACTGCTTTTGGAAAAGTGACTTTTTTCACTGAGCGTATATTTGAACATTTGAAGGTGTTTGTATCCTgaacgtatttttttttttattgtattactTCTTTTGCGAAATGATTTTCAATGATAGGTTTTATATGAGAAATTGATGTTGATTATTGTGGAGTTTCTTTAGAAAACAGTGTTGTAAATCAAGTGTATATGTCTCGCCAACTTTAAAATCTCATGTTAATAATAGAAGAGTAGAGGAGTTCGACAACTGAATGGTGTTGTTATTTATGTCAGCACTGTGTATATATGATGTGTTTAtcgttgttattattttgaaaatgtatgTTCTATCTGATTTATTCACTCACTTAATTAAGGAGGTGATCTGGATTTTGGGTATAATTTTAgaactattatttattatgcaGATTGAGCGTGATGCTGGGCGCTTGGTAGATTGTAGAGCTAGGATGAATTTCTGCCCCTTAGGGGCTTGTGCATTGGCTGGTACAGGGCTTCCCATAGATCGATTCATGACTTCAGAAGCTTTAGGATTTACGGCTCCCTTGAGGAATAGGTATTtcacttcattttattttatgtgaagTCAATCTATGTAATTATACCTAGCATGTAATTGGTTTCAAGTTTTTATATGCATATCTTTGCAGGATATGCTAActgattttatattatgttaaataGTATAGATGCAGTTTCGGACCGAGATTTTGTACTGGAGTTTCTTTCTGCAAATGCCATCACAGCTGTGCATCTTTCTCGGCTTGGTGAGGAGTGGGTACTGTGGGCTTCCGAGGAATTTGGATTTATCACACCAAGCGACTCTGTTTCAACTGGAAGTAGTATTATGCCTCAGAAAAAGAATCCAGATCCCATGGAACTTGTTCGTGGGAAGTCTGCCAGAGTCATAGGGGACCTTGTTACGCTTCTCACATTGTGTAAAGGTCTTCCTCATGCTTACAACCGTGATTTGCAGGTagctaaaaagtaaaaaaaaaaataaaaaataaaataaagtgtaacttttcttgaattgcatgttttctTTCATGGTTTGTTCTTTagttcatttgttttatttgtgcATTTTTTTGTTGTCTGCGATTCACTAAAAAAAGTTCCTTTGTGGAAGTAGGAAGACAAAGAACCAGTATTTGACAGCGTGAAAACTATTTTGGGGATGCTTGAGGTATCAGCAGAATTTGCTCTCAATATTTCCTTCAATCGGGAAAGAATACAAAAGGCATTACCTGCTGGTCATCTTGATGCAACCACACTTGCCGATTATCTTGTTAATAAGGTCAGTCCCATTTACTGTTTTGCCTTCTGAGTTAACTATCTGTCTGCTATACAAATTTGTGTTACTGAAAAGCAAGATAATCCATCTGGTGGAATCTTTATTCCCCCTCCGCAGGGTCGTTTGCTTCAGCAGAAAATAGAATCAAGCACACTCCCCCATCCCCAAAATACAATCAATCGAAGGAAATAAATGTTTACAAATTTTACATCTTATCTTGTTTCAAATACTAATTCAAAAAACTACTTTGTGAAACGCTTTTCATGTCATTGTTCCATGCTCCACTATTACCAGTCTATCCAGTTCAGGATTAGATGTCTAAACAACGAGGGGtactgtgtgtgtgtgtgtgtgggtacTTCTCCCCTAAAAAGGGGACTCATGCATATAGGGGTCAGGAGGGTTCTGTCGCAAGTCATCGTGCATCTGTTCGAACCATGGCTGCTTGCTTTTATGTTCCAACTATATCATTCTTTCTCTTCTACTCAGGACTTctgatttttaaattacaacTTATCCTTTTGATCTCTATTAGTCGTGCAATcctcattctttctttttctttcacatttcAGGGTGTGCCATTTAGAACGTCTCATGATATCGCTGGAAAATCTGTTGCTTTATGTACACTTAAGAACTGCCAACTGCTGGACTTAAGTCTTGATGAACTCAGAAGTATAAATCCAGTTTTTGAAGAGGACGTGTATGATTTTCTTGGAGTAGAAAATGCGATCCAGAAATTTGTCTCTTACGGCTCCACTGGGTCAGCATGTGTTGCCAGCCAAATTGACTATTGGATGAAAAAACTTGAAATGAAGTAAAGATTATCCTGATTGTCATGATAATCTCATCGTGCCATGGAAAGCCAATCCCAAAAACTTGGAATAAATGCTCATGCCAAAGATCCTAACGCGTAATTCTGGAATCCACCAAGATGATACCTTTGAGTGTTTGAAGTGTGTAAGAGCATTAGGTTTTATATGCAAATTAGTCAGG
This DNA window, taken from Vigna radiata var. radiata cultivar VC1973A chromosome 5, Vradiata_ver6, whole genome shotgun sequence, encodes the following:
- the LOC106759828 gene encoding argininosuccinate lyase, chloroplastic, giving the protein MVFTATLSSSFTSAPSSSSRYSLSATSSYCAFPPRRFATPRMGPSPAQAQAQSKEAKLWGGRFKEGVTDAVERFTESISFDKQLYKQDIKGSRAHASMLAHQGLISASDRDSILEGLEEIERRIENGEFNWRADREDVHMNIEAALTDMIGEPAKKLHTARSRNDQVLTDFRLWCRDAIDGILVSMKQLQVSLLTLALRNEGLIVPGYTHLQRAQPVLLQHLLLAYVEEIERDAGRLVDCRARMNFCPLGACALAGTGLPIDRFMTSEALGFTAPLRNSIDAVSDRDFVLEFLSANAITAVHLSRLGEEWVLWASEEFGFITPSDSVSTGSSIMPQKKNPDPMELVRGKSARVIGDLVTLLTLCKGLPHAYNRDLQEDKEPVFDSVKTILGMLEVSAEFALNISFNRERIQKALPAGHLDATTLADYLVNKGVPFRTSHDIAGKSVALCTLKNCQLLDLSLDELRSINPVFEEDVYDFLGVENAIQKFVSYGSTGSACVASQIDYWMKKLEMK